The following coding sequences lie in one Rutidosis leptorrhynchoides isolate AG116_Rl617_1_P2 chromosome 6, CSIRO_AGI_Rlap_v1, whole genome shotgun sequence genomic window:
- the LOC139854628 gene encoding uncharacterized mitochondrial protein AtMg00820-like, whose product MQEELNQFQMSDIWDLVPLPSEQNIIGTKWVYRNKLDEDGKVMRKKARLVAQGYSQQEGIDYDETFALVAILESIRILRAYACARNLKLYQMDVKSSFLNAVINKEVFVS is encoded by the coding sequence atgcaagaggaattaaatcaattccaaatGAGTgatatatgggatttggttccctTACCAAGCGAGCAAAATATTATAGGAACCAAATGGGTGTATAGGAACAAATTAGATGAAGATGGGAAGGTTATGAGGAAAAAAGCTAGGTTGGTTGCACAAGGGTATAGCCAACAAGAAGGAATCGATTATGATGAGACCTTTGCTCTTGTAGCTATACTAGAGTCTATTAGAATACTTCGTGCTTATGCATGTGCTAGAAACTTAAAAttatatcaaatggatgtcaaaagttcTTTTCTAAATGCGGTCATAAATAAAGAAGTATTTGTGTCATAA
- the LOC139854627 gene encoding uncharacterized mitochondrial protein AtMg00240-like, protein MATPVATNVKLTLEGEGDSFDSTKYIGTIRSLLYLKASQPDIMYSVCLCARFQENPKMSHIEAIKRIFRYFEGTMHLGLWYLKFTGVDIMCFAVSDHGESLIDRKSTSGVDSLENIADIFTKTLKKETFTILRNELGMMELVP, encoded by the exons ATGGCGACTCCTGTGGCAACCAACGTCAAGCTTACTCTTGAAGGAGAAGGAGATTCATTCGATAGCACTAAGTATATAGGAACGATTAGATCTCTTCTATACCTAAAGGCAAGCCAACCCGATATTATGTATAGCGTGTGCTTGTGTGCAAGATTCCAAGAGAATCCCAAAATGTCTCACATAGAAGCAATCAAACGAATCTTTAGATACTTTGAAGGTACCATGCATCTTGGTCTATGGTATCTAAAGTTCACTGGTGTTGACATTATGTGCTTTGCGGTTTCCGACCATGGAGAATCGTTGATTGATCGAAAGAGCACAAGCGGT GTAGACTCCTTAGAAAACATTGCTGATATCTTCACTAAGACTCTGAAAAAGGAGACCTTCACTATACTTAGGAATGAGTTGGGTATGATGGAACTTGTGCCTTAA